Proteins encoded together in one Camelina sativa cultivar DH55 chromosome 9, Cs, whole genome shotgun sequence window:
- the LOC104710816 gene encoding WAT1-related protein At3g30340 isoform X2, with translation MVKFDTKLWKAVFIMSIINIGLSGVNVMFKKMIDQGINRMVATTYRLAAGTLFLIPFAIFMERHNRPKLTGRILCSLFFSALLGTSLVQYFFLIGLEYTSSTFSLAFSNMVPSVTFALALVFRQETLNIKSNVGRAKVLGTMICICGALVLTLYKGTALTREHSTHMQTQTRTDSTGAMTQKWAMGSIMLVISIIIWSSWFIVQAKISRVYPCQYTSTTILSFFGVIQSGLLSLISERSMSMWVVKDRFQVLALLYSGIVGSGLCYVGMSWCLRQRGPVFTSSFIPLIQVFAAIFSFSFLHEQIYCGR, from the exons ATGGTGAAGTTTGATACAAAACTATGGAAAGCTGTGTTTATTATGTCGATAATTAACATTGGGCTAAGCGGTGTAAACGTTATGTTCAAGAAGATGATTGATCAAGGGATTAACCGTATGGTTGCGACCACTTACCGACTTGCCGCAGGAACTCTGTTCTTGATACCATTTGCGATTTTCATGGAAAG acATAACAGGCCAAAACTCACTGGTAGGATCTTGTGCTCACTCTTCTTTAGCGCTCTTCTGGG GACAAGTTTGGTGCAATACTTCTTTCTTATTGGACTTGAGTATACATCTTCTACTTTTTCCTTAGCGTTTAGCAACATGGTTCCTTCAGTCACCTTTGCGTTGGCTCTCGTCTTTAG GCAAGAGACGTTGAACATCAAGAGCAATGTAGGAAGAGCCAAAGTGTTAGGCACAATGATATGCATTTGTGGAGCTTTGGTGCTTACGCTTTATAAAGGAACCGCTTTAACTCGAGAGCACAGTACTCATATGCAAACACAAACGAGAACTGATTCAACCGGTGCAATGACACAGAAGTGGGCAATGGGTTCGATCATGCTAGTTATATCGATCATAATATGGTCATCTTGGTTCATTGTTCAAGCTAAAATAAGCCGGGTTTATCCGTGCCAATACACTAGCACCACGATCCTCTCTTTCTTTGGTGTGATCCAATCTGGTTTGTTGAGTTTGATCTCGGAGAGGAGCATGTCTATGTGGGTCGTTAAAGACAGGTTCCAAGTTTTAGCTTTACTTTATTCG GGTATCGTTGGATCGGGACTGTGCTACGTGGGAATGTCGTGGTGTCTCAGGCAACGAGGTCCGGTTTTCACGTCCAGCTTCATACCTTTGATCCAAGTCTTTGCTGCCATTTTcagcttctcttttcttcatgaGCAAATTTACTGTGGAAG ATGA
- the LOC104710816 gene encoding WAT1-related protein At3g30340 isoform X1: MVKFDTKLWKAVFIMSIINIGLSGVNVMFKKMIDQGINRMVATTYRLAAGTLFLIPFAIFMERHNRPKLTGRILCSLFFSALLGTSLVQYFFLIGLEYTSSTFSLAFSNMVPSVTFALALVFRQETLNIKSNVGRAKVLGTMICICGALVLTLYKGTALTREHSTHMQTQTRTDSTGAMTQKWAMGSIMLVISIIIWSSWFIVQAKISRVYPCQYTSTTILSFFGVIQSGLLSLISERSMSMWVVKDRFQVLALLYSGIVGSGLCYVGMSWCLRQRGPVFTSSFIPLIQVFAAIFSFSFLHEQIYCGSVIGSVVIIVGLYILLWGKSKDKSAPITKQEPLNLDLEGCGTAPKELNSAAHPVSAK, from the exons ATGGTGAAGTTTGATACAAAACTATGGAAAGCTGTGTTTATTATGTCGATAATTAACATTGGGCTAAGCGGTGTAAACGTTATGTTCAAGAAGATGATTGATCAAGGGATTAACCGTATGGTTGCGACCACTTACCGACTTGCCGCAGGAACTCTGTTCTTGATACCATTTGCGATTTTCATGGAAAG acATAACAGGCCAAAACTCACTGGTAGGATCTTGTGCTCACTCTTCTTTAGCGCTCTTCTGGG GACAAGTTTGGTGCAATACTTCTTTCTTATTGGACTTGAGTATACATCTTCTACTTTTTCCTTAGCGTTTAGCAACATGGTTCCTTCAGTCACCTTTGCGTTGGCTCTCGTCTTTAG GCAAGAGACGTTGAACATCAAGAGCAATGTAGGAAGAGCCAAAGTGTTAGGCACAATGATATGCATTTGTGGAGCTTTGGTGCTTACGCTTTATAAAGGAACCGCTTTAACTCGAGAGCACAGTACTCATATGCAAACACAAACGAGAACTGATTCAACCGGTGCAATGACACAGAAGTGGGCAATGGGTTCGATCATGCTAGTTATATCGATCATAATATGGTCATCTTGGTTCATTGTTCAAGCTAAAATAAGCCGGGTTTATCCGTGCCAATACACTAGCACCACGATCCTCTCTTTCTTTGGTGTGATCCAATCTGGTTTGTTGAGTTTGATCTCGGAGAGGAGCATGTCTATGTGGGTCGTTAAAGACAGGTTCCAAGTTTTAGCTTTACTTTATTCG GGTATCGTTGGATCGGGACTGTGCTACGTGGGAATGTCGTGGTGTCTCAGGCAACGAGGTCCGGTTTTCACGTCCAGCTTCATACCTTTGATCCAAGTCTTTGCTGCCATTTTcagcttctcttttcttcatgaGCAAATTTACTGTGGAAG TGTGATAGGATCAGTAGTCATCATCGTGGGACTTTATATACTTTTATGGGGCAAAAGCAAGGATAAGTCTGCGCCGATTACCAAACAAGAACCATTAAATCTCGATCTTGAAGGTTGTGGGACAGCACCAAAGGAACTCAATAGTGCTGCCCATCCAGTCTCTGCTAAATAA
- the LOC104710817 gene encoding root meristem growth factor 4-like, translated as MMRFTTIVVAFLLIIQSLEEEHVLLVYAHEGGEAGHRSLDYREDQDSSTLHPQVLYNVAPRKLRSGRTVRAEKKQVTAMNNDNWSFKMSASSEHLTVGHKLGFHKRREHKQTNVLADIDTTKHTSCQKMMTIVNYPTIDNSLSRLEPSTSAKNMKKLARLLRNDYPIHSKPRRKPPINNQTPGLIKIIVDPLNKEI; from the exons ATGATGCGATTCACAACCATAGTAGTAGCTTTCCTTTTGATTATTCAATCGCTAGAAGAGGAACATGTCCTACTAGTCTATGCTCATGAAG GCGGAGAAGCGGGTCACAGGAGTCTTGACTATCGTGAAGATCAAGATTCATCGACACTGCACCCTCAA GTTTTATACAACGTTGCACCGAGGAAACTAAGGTCGGGGAGAACAGTGAGAGCCGAGAAGAAGCAAGTCACGGCAATGAACAATGATAATTGGAGTTTCAAGATGTCAGCTTCATCAGAGCATTTGACGGTTGGGCATAAATTAGGGTTTCACAAAAGAA GAGAGCACAAGCAGACCAATGTATTGGCAGATATTGACACCACCAAG CATACATCTTGTCAAAAGATGATGACCATAGTCAACTATCCCACCATCGATAATAGCCTTTCAAGACTTGAACCATCTACTTCAGCCAAGAATATGAAGAAACTGGCTCGATTGTTACGCAATGATTATCCGATCCATAGTAAGCCTCGACGCAAGCCTCCAATCAATAATCAAACTCCTGGCTTGATCAAAATAATTGTGGATCCGTTGAACAAAGAAATTTAG